Proteins encoded within one genomic window of Bacillus sp. F19:
- the carB gene encoding carbamoyl-phosphate synthase large subunit, translated as MPKRVDIKKILVIGSGPIIIGQAAEFDYAGTQACLALKEEGYEVILVNSNPATIMTDTEMADKVYIEPLTVEFLTKIIRKERPDALLPTLGGQTGLNMAVELANAGVLEECNVEILGTKLSAIQKAEDRDLFRQLMNELGEPVPESDIVHNLQEAIAFVGKVGYPVIVRPAYTLGGTGGGICSNEEELIEIVTSGLKYSPVTQCLLEKSIAGYKEIEYEVMRDKNDSAIVVCNMENIDPVGIHTGDSIVVAPSQTLSDREYQMLRNVSLKIIRALQIEGGCNVQLALDPNSFQYYIIEVNPRVSRSSALASKATGYPIAKLAAKIAVGLTLDEMMNPVTGKTYACFEPALDYIVTKIPRWPFDKFESANRRLGTQMKATGEVMAIGRTFEESLLKAVRSLESDEYHLDLKNADEFSSELIEKRIRKAGDERLFYLSEAIRRGVSIETIHEWSAIDLFFLVKIEKIIKFENVLKEAKLDADVLKQAKKMGFSDIAVARLWNMTEREVYDYRKQLNLLPVFKTVDTCAAEFESETPYFYGTYEDENESAVTEKESVIVLGSGPIRIGQGVEFDYATVHSVWAIKEAGYEAIIINNNPETVSTDFSISDKLYFEPLTVEDVMHIVELEKPRGVVVQFGGQTAINLAEELEARGVQILGTSLEDLDRAENRDKFEYTLGKLNIPQPLGKTATSVEEAVKIASDIRYPVLVRPSYVLGGRAMEIVYEEKDLLHYMKNAVKVNPQHPVLIDKYLTGKEIEVDAISDGETVFIPGIMEHIERAGVHSGDSIAVYPPQTLSAEIKETIIERTIALAKGLNIKGLLNIQFVIYKNEVYVLEVNPRSSRTVPFLSKITGVPMANIATKVILGKTLNELGYETGIQTESEGVYVKVPVFSFEKLRRVDITLGPEMKSTGEVMGKDTTLEKALYKGLIASGMKVQNYGQVLLTIADKDKEEGLEVARRFSAIGYQIMATSGTAEYLHANGVTAKIVNKIGSEAPNMLDIIRTSEAQFVINTLTKGKQPQRDGFRIRRESVENGIPCLTSLDTAKAILRVLESMTFSTDEMPKRANSKEVTYA; from the coding sequence ATGCCAAAACGCGTAGATATAAAAAAAATCCTAGTAATAGGTTCAGGTCCGATTATCATTGGCCAGGCAGCAGAGTTTGATTATGCCGGAACACAGGCCTGCCTTGCTTTAAAAGAAGAAGGTTATGAGGTCATTCTTGTAAATTCCAATCCGGCAACGATCATGACGGACACCGAGATGGCGGATAAAGTCTACATTGAACCATTAACAGTGGAATTTTTAACAAAAATCATCAGAAAAGAACGTCCTGATGCCCTTCTCCCGACACTTGGCGGACAAACAGGATTAAATATGGCAGTGGAGCTTGCAAATGCTGGAGTGCTTGAAGAGTGTAACGTTGAAATCTTAGGGACAAAGCTCAGCGCGATTCAAAAAGCGGAAGACCGCGATCTGTTCCGCCAATTAATGAACGAGCTTGGCGAACCAGTGCCTGAAAGTGACATTGTTCATAATCTTCAAGAAGCGATCGCTTTTGTAGGTAAAGTAGGCTATCCCGTTATCGTAAGGCCAGCCTACACGCTTGGCGGAACAGGAGGAGGCATCTGTTCGAACGAAGAAGAGCTGATTGAGATCGTAACGAGCGGATTAAAGTACAGTCCAGTGACTCAATGCCTTCTAGAAAAAAGCATTGCGGGCTACAAAGAGATTGAATATGAAGTGATGCGCGATAAAAATGACAGTGCGATTGTGGTCTGCAACATGGAAAATATCGATCCTGTAGGCATTCACACAGGTGACTCAATCGTAGTTGCACCAAGTCAGACTTTAAGCGACCGCGAATATCAAATGCTTCGTAACGTTTCGCTTAAAATCATCCGTGCCCTGCAAATCGAAGGCGGCTGCAACGTTCAGCTTGCTCTCGATCCAAACAGCTTTCAATACTACATCATTGAAGTGAATCCGCGAGTCAGCAGGTCATCAGCTCTAGCTTCAAAAGCAACTGGCTATCCAATTGCAAAGCTTGCAGCAAAGATTGCTGTCGGTCTGACGCTTGACGAAATGATGAACCCGGTTACCGGCAAAACATATGCCTGCTTTGAACCTGCACTTGACTATATCGTAACGAAAATTCCGAGATGGCCTTTTGACAAGTTTGAATCAGCAAACCGGAGACTCGGCACTCAAATGAAGGCGACCGGAGAAGTAATGGCGATCGGCAGAACGTTTGAAGAATCATTGCTGAAAGCGGTACGCTCACTTGAATCAGATGAATATCATCTTGATCTTAAAAATGCAGATGAATTCAGCAGCGAACTAATCGAAAAGAGAATCCGCAAAGCAGGAGACGAACGTTTGTTCTATCTTTCTGAAGCGATCAGAAGAGGGGTATCCATTGAAACGATTCATGAGTGGAGTGCCATCGATCTGTTCTTCTTAGTAAAAATAGAAAAAATCATCAAATTTGAAAATGTGCTGAAAGAAGCAAAGCTTGATGCAGATGTCCTTAAACAGGCTAAGAAAATGGGATTCTCTGATATTGCAGTCGCAAGGCTCTGGAACATGACAGAGCGTGAAGTCTATGATTACAGAAAACAGCTTAATCTCTTGCCGGTTTTCAAAACAGTTGATACATGTGCAGCGGAGTTTGAATCAGAAACTCCTTATTTCTACGGCACGTACGAAGACGAAAATGAATCAGCTGTGACAGAAAAAGAAAGTGTGATCGTCCTTGGTTCAGGACCAATCCGCATCGGTCAGGGCGTAGAATTTGATTATGCAACCGTTCATTCTGTGTGGGCCATCAAAGAGGCCGGGTATGAGGCGATCATTATCAACAATAACCCTGAGACGGTCTCTACAGACTTCAGCATCTCAGATAAGCTTTACTTTGAACCGCTTACTGTAGAAGATGTCATGCATATTGTAGAACTTGAAAAACCGCGCGGCGTAGTCGTTCAATTTGGAGGTCAGACAGCTATTAATCTTGCAGAAGAGCTTGAAGCGAGAGGCGTGCAAATCCTGGGTACATCCCTTGAAGACTTGGACCGTGCTGAAAACAGAGATAAGTTTGAGTACACTTTAGGCAAGCTTAACATCCCGCAGCCGCTTGGTAAAACAGCCACTTCTGTTGAAGAAGCAGTTAAAATTGCATCAGACATCCGCTACCCTGTACTTGTCAGACCATCATATGTTCTCGGCGGCCGGGCAATGGAAATTGTTTATGAAGAAAAGGATCTGCTGCATTATATGAAAAATGCGGTAAAAGTAAATCCGCAGCATCCGGTTCTCATTGACAAATATTTAACAGGAAAAGAAATCGAAGTAGACGCGATTTCAGACGGCGAAACGGTCTTTATACCAGGAATTATGGAACACATCGAGCGTGCTGGCGTTCACTCAGGCGACTCAATTGCCGTCTATCCGCCGCAAACTCTGTCTGCAGAAATAAAGGAAACGATTATAGAAAGAACAATCGCTCTCGCTAAAGGATTAAATATAAAAGGCTTGCTGAATATCCAGTTTGTTATATACAAAAATGAAGTTTATGTGCTTGAGGTAAACCCAAGATCAAGCCGGACAGTGCCATTCTTAAGCAAGATTACGGGTGTTCCAATGGCGAACATCGCAACAAAGGTGATTTTAGGAAAAACACTTAACGAGCTCGGCTATGAAACAGGCATTCAGACTGAGAGCGAAGGCGTCTATGTGAAAGTTCCGGTATTCTCCTTCGAAAAGCTGCGCAGAGTGGATATTACACTCGGCCCTGAAATGAAATCTACTGGAGAAGTCATGGGCAAGGATACAACGCTTGAAAAAGCTCTGTATAAAGGACTGATCGCATCTGGCATGAAGGTTCAGAATTACGGACAGGTACTCCTGACGATTGCAGATAAAGATAAAGAAGAAGGCCTAGAAGTTGCAAGACGCTTCAGCGCCATCGGCTATCAGATCATGGCGACAAGCGGAACGGCTGAATACCTTCATGCCAATGGAGTAACAGCAAAGATTGTTAATAAAATCGGCAGCGAGGCTCCAAACATGCTTGATATCATCCGCACGAGCGAAGCACAGTTTGTCATTAATACACTGACAAAAGGAAAACAGCCGCAGCGGGATGGATTCCGTATCCGCCGCGAATCTGTAGAAAACGGCATTCCATGCTTAACATCACTTGATACGGCAAAAGCGATATTGAGAGTGCTCGAGTCTATGACCTTCTCAACAGACGAAATGCCAAAGCGCGCAAACAGCAAAGAGGTGACATACGCTTGA
- a CDS encoding dihydroorotate dehydrogenase electron transfer subunit: MIQKEWMTIADHKELAAGIYEITLKGSLTDHMNQPGQFVHVKVSETASPLLRRPISIAKIDKENQEFTMIYRAEGAGTKLLSARKNGELVDVLGPLGNGFDPDQLDKGDTALLVGGGIGVPPLYELSRRLVKKGVTVKHVLGFQSKEHVFYEKEFQKLGDTYVTTVDGSHGNKGFVTDLIKEYELTFDALFSCGPTPMLANIEKLFPEKPVFLSLEERMGCGIGACFACVCHTADDPAGTSYKKVCSDGPVFKAGEVLLSC, encoded by the coding sequence TTGATACAAAAAGAATGGATGACGATTGCAGATCACAAGGAATTGGCAGCAGGCATATATGAAATCACCTTAAAAGGCAGTTTAACCGATCACATGAATCAGCCAGGGCAGTTTGTACATGTGAAAGTTTCAGAGACAGCCTCACCGCTATTAAGAAGACCGATCAGCATAGCGAAAATAGATAAAGAGAATCAGGAATTCACCATGATATACAGAGCAGAGGGAGCAGGCACGAAGCTCCTTTCTGCAAGAAAAAATGGCGAGCTTGTTGATGTGCTCGGACCGCTCGGCAATGGATTCGATCCGGATCAGCTGGATAAAGGCGATACGGCGCTGCTTGTCGGCGGCGGGATCGGAGTGCCTCCTTTATATGAACTATCAAGACGCCTGGTTAAAAAAGGGGTTACCGTTAAACATGTTCTGGGCTTTCAATCAAAAGAGCATGTATTCTATGAAAAAGAGTTTCAAAAACTTGGAGATACCTATGTCACAACTGTAGACGGGTCTCATGGGAACAAAGGGTTCGTCACCGATTTGATTAAAGAGTATGAGCTCACCTTTGATGCGCTTTTTTCCTGCGGACCTACTCCTATGCTCGCAAACATTGAAAAACTCTTCCCCGAAAAGCCGGTCTTTCTGTCACTCGAAGAACGGATGGGCTGCGGAATTGGTGCTTGCTTCGCATGTGTTTGTCATACAGCTGATGATCCTGCTGGCACTTCTTATAAAAAAGTGTGCAGCGACGGACCAGTTTTTAAAGCCGGGGAGGTGCTTTTATCATGCTGA
- a CDS encoding dihydroorotase has translation MHFIIKNGRILDNSGAEKRADILIQDGIITKIEENINHETAQIIDARGNLVSPGFVDLHIHLREPGGEHKETIETGTKAAAAGGFTTVAAMPNTKPVPDQPEQMEWLQNRIKETASVRVLPYASITARQAGKELTDFDGLKQAGAFAFTDDGVGVQSAGMMFEAMKKAAGLGASIVAHCEDNSLIYKGALHDGEFAKKHGINGIPSVCEAVQIARDVLLAEAADCHYHVCHISTKESVRVVRDAKKAGIKVTAEVTPHHLLLSDSDIPELDTNYKMNPPLRGRDDRQALIEALLDGTIDFIATDHAPHTKEEKEETIQLAPFGIVGLETAFPLLYTRFVETNEWSLKQLIDYLTSKPCEAFNLPYGKLEVGSPADLTIIDLEEEKEIDPETFLSKGKNTPFGGWKCKGWPIATIAQGQLVWERERVNA, from the coding sequence ATGCATTTTATCATTAAAAATGGACGTATTTTAGATAACAGCGGTGCAGAAAAAAGAGCAGATATTCTGATTCAGGATGGAATCATTACTAAAATAGAAGAGAATATCAATCATGAAACGGCACAGATCATTGATGCAAGAGGAAATCTTGTTTCTCCTGGCTTCGTCGATTTACATATTCATCTAAGAGAACCAGGAGGAGAGCATAAGGAAACAATCGAAACAGGCACAAAAGCAGCTGCTGCAGGAGGTTTCACAACTGTTGCTGCGATGCCTAATACAAAACCGGTCCCGGACCAGCCCGAGCAAATGGAATGGCTTCAGAATCGCATAAAAGAAACCGCTTCGGTCCGTGTTTTGCCATATGCCTCTATTACTGCTCGCCAGGCTGGAAAAGAGCTGACAGACTTTGATGGCTTAAAACAGGCAGGCGCCTTTGCTTTTACAGATGACGGCGTAGGGGTCCAGTCAGCCGGAATGATGTTTGAAGCAATGAAAAAAGCAGCGGGGCTTGGAGCGAGCATTGTTGCTCACTGTGAAGATAACTCGCTGATTTATAAGGGAGCTTTGCATGACGGGGAATTCGCAAAAAAACATGGCATTAACGGCATTCCTTCTGTATGCGAGGCTGTACAGATTGCAAGGGATGTTTTGCTTGCAGAAGCAGCAGACTGCCATTACCACGTCTGTCACATCAGTACAAAGGAATCTGTAAGAGTTGTAAGAGATGCAAAGAAGGCAGGCATAAAGGTTACGGCTGAAGTTACTCCTCACCATCTTCTCTTAAGCGACAGTGATATTCCTGAACTTGATACGAACTACAAAATGAATCCGCCGCTTCGCGGAAGGGATGACCGCCAGGCTTTAATTGAAGCATTGCTGGACGGAACCATCGATTTTATCGCAACAGATCACGCTCCACATACAAAAGAGGAAAAAGAAGAAACGATTCAGCTTGCACCATTTGGAATTGTCGGTTTGGAAACGGCATTCCCGCTGCTTTATACACGCTTTGTAGAGACAAACGAATGGTCACTGAAGCAGCTTATCGATTATTTGACAAGTAAGCCTTGTGAAGCTTTTAACCTTCCATATGGAAAATTGGAAGTTGGAAGTCCTGCAGATCTTACAATTATTGATTTGGAAGAAGAGAAGGAAATTGATCCCGAAACATTCCTTTCAAAAGGCAAAAACACTCCGTTTGGAGGATGGAAATGCAAGGGATGGCCAATTGCAACAATCGCACAAGGACAGCTAGTTTGGGAAAGGGAGAGAGTAAACGCATGA
- a CDS encoding dihydroorotate dehydrogenase, which translates to MLNIELPGLSLKNPVMPASGCFGFGKEFANLYDLSSLGAIMIKAATAEARFGNPTPRVAETEAGMLNAIGLQNPGLKGVLENELPWLESYDVPIIANVAGSAQEDYVEVAREISRAKNVRAIELNISCPNVKTGGIAFGTDPEIAASLTRAVKEVSEVPVYVKLSPNVSNIVDIAKAIENAGADGLTMINTLLGMRLNMRTAKPILANRSGGLSGPAIKPVAIRMVYEVSQAVSIPIIGMGGVQTAEDVIEFMYAGASAVAVGTANFVNPFVCPEIIEQLPQTLKEYGFDHISECIGRSWKNERETAYHRT; encoded by the coding sequence ATGCTGAACATTGAATTGCCAGGACTATCTCTGAAAAATCCGGTAATGCCGGCCTCAGGCTGCTTTGGCTTCGGAAAAGAGTTTGCAAACCTGTACGATTTAAGCAGTCTTGGTGCGATTATGATTAAAGCTGCTACGGCAGAAGCGCGATTTGGCAACCCGACGCCAAGAGTGGCGGAGACAGAAGCAGGCATGCTTAATGCCATAGGTCTTCAAAATCCAGGCTTAAAAGGAGTGCTCGAAAATGAGCTTCCCTGGCTCGAGTCATATGACGTGCCGATCATTGCAAATGTAGCTGGCTCCGCACAGGAGGATTATGTTGAAGTAGCAAGAGAAATCAGCAGGGCAAAAAATGTCCGTGCGATTGAACTGAATATCTCCTGCCCGAATGTAAAAACGGGGGGGATTGCATTTGGAACGGACCCTGAGATCGCCGCCTCTTTGACAAGGGCAGTAAAAGAAGTATCAGAAGTGCCTGTTTATGTGAAGCTTTCGCCAAATGTAAGCAACATTGTTGATATCGCCAAAGCCATTGAAAACGCCGGTGCTGATGGTTTAACCATGATCAATACGCTGCTTGGCATGAGGCTGAACATGAGAACGGCCAAACCAATTCTCGCCAACCGCTCTGGCGGATTATCAGGTCCTGCAATTAAGCCTGTTGCAATCAGAATGGTGTATGAAGTAAGCCAGGCTGTTTCCATTCCGATTATCGGCATGGGAGGCGTGCAGACAGCAGAAGACGTGATTGAATTTATGTATGCAGGTGCAAGTGCAGTCGCTGTCGGAACGGCAAATTTTGTGAATCCATTTGTATGTCCGGAGATCATTGAACAATTGCCGCAAACATTAAAAGAATATGGCTTTGATCATATTTCAGAATGCATCGGAAGGAGCTGGAAGAATGAACGGGAGACCGCTTATCATCGCACTTGA
- a CDS encoding carbamoyl phosphate synthase small subunit, whose product MIRHLILEDGTIFTGQGFGSEEDTIGEIVFHTGMTGYQEILSDPSYCGQIVTLTYPLIGNYGINRDDFETISPFINGFIVKELCEVPSNFRSEYSLDEYFKLKKIPGLAGIDTRKLTRIIRTYGTLKGAFCSEKADTEAVFAKLRAANLPTNQVETVSTKTSYPSPGRGCRVALVDFGMKHGILRELNKRDCDVVVVPHTTTAEEILQLNPDGIMLSNGPGDPKDVPHALEMINGVLGKIPIFGICLGHQLFALAGGANTEKMKFGHRGSNHPVKDLSTGKIAITSQNHGYTVTLDSVASTDLEVTHIALNDGSVEGLKHKELPAFTVQYHPEASPGPEDANGLFDQFIDMIETHKKEGIKVCQNA is encoded by the coding sequence ATGATCAGACATCTAATTCTCGAAGACGGAACGATATTCACAGGACAAGGATTTGGAAGCGAAGAAGATACGATTGGAGAAATCGTTTTTCACACAGGAATGACAGGCTATCAGGAAATTTTATCTGATCCATCCTATTGCGGACAAATTGTCACACTTACTTATCCGCTTATTGGAAATTATGGAATTAACCGAGATGATTTTGAAACCATCTCGCCTTTCATAAATGGGTTTATCGTAAAAGAATTATGTGAAGTGCCATCAAACTTCAGAAGCGAGTATTCGCTTGATGAGTATTTTAAGCTCAAAAAGATACCTGGATTAGCAGGAATTGATACTCGCAAACTGACAAGGATTATCCGGACATATGGCACATTGAAAGGGGCATTTTGCTCAGAGAAAGCAGATACGGAGGCGGTGTTTGCAAAATTAAGAGCGGCAAACCTTCCAACAAACCAAGTTGAAACTGTTTCAACAAAAACATCTTATCCGAGTCCTGGACGCGGCTGCAGAGTTGCATTAGTGGATTTTGGAATGAAGCATGGCATTTTGCGCGAGCTCAACAAGCGCGATTGTGACGTCGTCGTTGTTCCTCACACAACTACAGCAGAAGAAATTCTTCAGTTAAATCCAGACGGCATCATGCTTTCAAACGGACCTGGGGATCCAAAAGATGTGCCGCATGCACTTGAAATGATCAACGGAGTGCTCGGAAAAATTCCGATTTTCGGAATATGCCTTGGCCACCAGCTTTTCGCGCTGGCAGGAGGAGCAAACACTGAAAAAATGAAATTTGGACATCGCGGCTCAAATCATCCTGTTAAAGATTTATCAACAGGAAAAATTGCGATAACCTCTCAAAATCACGGCTACACCGTCACACTTGACTCGGTTGCCTCAACTGATCTTGAAGTAACACACATTGCGCTGAATGACGGGTCAGTAGAAGGCCTTAAACATAAAGAACTTCCTGCATTTACAGTTCAGTATCACCCGGAAGCATCACCAGGACCGGAAGATGCAAACGGACTTTTTGATCAATTTATCGACATGATTGAAACTCACAAGAAAGAAGGGATCAAAGTATGCCAAAACGCGTAG